ATTGAGCTAACACGTGTACGCTATAAATGAATTTATTGACCCGACTTAACAAAGTCACTGCTAAAACCTTATTTCATACTGAATCATTAGGCAGTTATTTCGAACCGCTTATCCAACGTGTTAAGCCTGCTTGGCGAGCTCACTGGTTTCGTGCCCAGGTTTTGTCGGTTAAACCGCTTCGCGATGATGTATTACAGCTTGAGTTAGCTCCGCAAAAATCTTGGCCGCAAGCCAAAGCTGGCCAACATGTGTTATTAACGGTTGAGCTAAATGGACGGTTAATGACGCGGCCTTTCTCTATTTCGTCGTCGCCCGAACAACATCATGCTCAATACCCCAAAACACGGGTTATTCGTTTAACCATTAAACATAACGCGGATGGCGCTTTTACCTCAGGGTTAAGTCGGCATATCACTGCTGGTTGTTATGTTAACTTAAGCGCGCCGCAAGGTGATTTTGTGCTAGGTGAGAGTGTTGTTGACCTGCCTGAAACCCCATTATGGTTTGTTGCTGCAGGCAGTGGTATTACTCCGTTTATGGCTATGTTGCATCAATTGGCATTGTCTATAAAACGATCAGTATTGCAATCATCAAGCCCGATTCAGCTCATCTATTTTGCTAAAGCCGGCGAGCACTTATATGTTGATGAACTTACTGCTTTAGCGCAACAGATCCCTCAGCTCTCTGTGAAAATGTTGGTGCGTAAAAATGGCGACAGTTTAGCTGCTGCATTACAGGAGTGCCCAGCAGCGAGCCAAGTGTTGATCTGCGGTCCCGGCAAGTTTAAGCAAGATGTTGATTGCCAATTAGATGCCATTAATCACCCGCCACAACACCGTCAAGCCGAGTACTTTCAAGCACCGGTATTACCCCAAACAGATAACGGCCACCAGCATATTCAGTTAACGCAGCGAGGCAAACAAACCCAACTTATATTAGCAACGAACGATACTTTGCTAAATGGTTTAGAACTACAGGGAATAAGTGCCAATTTTGGCTGCCGTATTGGTGTGTGTCACCAATGCCAGTGTGTGAAAAAAACGGGCGTGGTTAGAAATTTACGCACCGGTGAGCTATCGCAACAAGGTGAACAATTGATCCAATTATGCATTTCTCAGGCAGTGTCGCCACTTGAGTTGGAATTATAAATCGATGAATAAAAATATTAATTTTGAGTTGTTAGCTAACGAGTTAGATGACTTAAAGCGCCAAACTTTAAGCGAGGTTGGTGCCACTGATGCTGCTTATATTCGTAAAGTGATTGTGTGGCAACGCGCTTTAGAGTGGGGCGGTCGTGTGTTATTGATGCTCGGGTTTATCCATCCACTATGCTGGGTTGTGGGGGTGTTGAGCTTAGCGAGCGCCAAAATTCTCGACAATATGGAAATTGGTCATAATGTGCTGCATGGGCAATATGATTGGATGAACGATCCTCATATTAACTCGCGTCAGTTTGATTGGGACATCGCCTGTGATGGTAAAAGTTGGCAACGGATCCATAATTACGAACACCACACTTACACCAATGTAATAGGTAAGGACCGTGATTTTGGTTATGGTTTGCTGCGTTTGTCGAATGATTTTGCGTGGCGGGTTAAAAACCTATGGCAATTTATTACTTACGTTAATTTAAGTATGCTATTTCAATGGGGTGTGTCTTACCATGAACTCGCTGCAGAACGTGTTTTTATGGGTAAAAAGAAACAAGACCGATCATCAAAAGTTGATGCTAGTGAGCTCAAACGTCGCTTTTTTAGTAAAGGTGGTAAGCAACTAATCAAAGATTACCTGCTATTTCCTCTGCTGGCCGGTCCACTATTTTTGTGGGTGATATGTGGTAACTTAATAGCTAATCTAATTCGCAATCTATGGACGTCTACCATTATCTTTTGTGGCCATTTTACCACCGATGTACATACCTTTAGCCAAGCAGAGTGTGAAAATGAAACTCAAGGTCAATGGTATTATCGTCAGGCGTTAGGGTCGTCAAACATTCTCGGTGGCAAATTGTTTCATATATTTACTGGTCACTTGAGTTTTCAAATAGAACATCATTTGTTCCCAGACTTACCATCGTCACGCTACCAGCAAGTGGCGCCACAAGTGGTGGCAATATTTGCCCGCCATGGGATTGCTTATCATACAGGGCCTTTTTTACGTCAATATAGCCAAGTGGTTAAACGTATTTTACGTTATTCTCTACCATAAACTGGATGACATTCGCTGACTAAGCACTTCAACCGAAGTGCTTTTTTTTATCGATAAAATATTCATAGGCGTGGTTATTAACAGCCGTTAAGATAGGTCAATCTGTTTAAACTGGAAACGCGAGAGATGATACCTTCAGATAAAGGGGTACGAGCTATAGCGATGCTAGAAGCAAGTAAAGGCGTATTGGCTTTATTGGTTGCAATAGGCTTACATGCGTATGCTGGTATAAATTTGTCGGTGTTGGCAACACAATGGGTGACGCATTTACACCTAAACCCTGCAAGTCATTACCCGAGTATTTTTATTGCAGCGATAGGATCGGTATCGCAATCAAGTCTGACGTTATTAGCATTAGGAGCTGCGGCATATACTTTGGTGCGCTTTATTGAAGCCTATGGTTTATGGCATAACATGGGTTGGACTCAATGGTTTGCACTTTTTAGTGGCGCAATCTATTTACCTTTTGAGCTTTACGAAATGATGAGCCACTTTAGCCTGCTCAGTGTGATTGTGTTGCTAATTAATCTTGTGGTGGTCATATATATGTATTTTGTGTTGTTTCCGCGTAAAGCAGCCATATGAGCTCCGCTTCAATGTCCGTTACGCAGATTAATCTGAAATTATTAACAGAGTTTAATGGCCAGCGGTTGATCCATTAAGTGGTAATGTTAGTATAAATACTCACTAGCATTAACGATGAGTTAGCGAAAACACGATTGATTGACTCGAAATGATTTATTTTACGTGAGTTTATGACGTTAATTTATGTAGACATTCAATTAAGTCATTTGCTTTACTAAATGCACTTTATTTGAATTGAGACCCGTTTTATTAGTGGTGTAATATTTGTTTTAACGGCGAGTGTTTTTATTGGTTTAATAAAACGACGATAAATACTCGCTGAGATACAATGTAAGCAACATGTTAATAGTAGAGGTGTTTATTATTAATCTTGCTGGCTTGTAATCACCATTTATACAAATGCTGTAATGTTATGACTAATTAATTCTACTTTACGAGGAATAAAATGACTGACATCGATATTGGTATAAAAAAAGATGACCGACTAAAAGTTGCCGAAGGCTTAAAAAGTTTATTGGCTGACTCTTACACGCTTTATTTGCAAACTCATAATTTCCATTGGAATGTTACCGGGGTACATTTTCGCGAATTACACTTAATGTTTGAAGAACATTACACTGAACTTGCGACAGCGGTCGATGATATTGCCGAACGTATTCGTACCTTGGATGTGGCCGCACCGGGAACGTATAAAGAGTTTGCGCGCCTGAGTTCTATTAAAGAAGTAGAAGGTGTGCCGAGTTCTACTGATATGGTTGACTTACTTACCCTAGGCCATGAGCAAGTTGTTAAAACATCGCGACAAGTGCTTAAGTTAGCACAAGCTGCTGATGATGAGTCAACGGTAGCCTTAGTGTCTGACCGTATGCGGATACACGAGAAAACGGCGTGGATGTTAAGAGCAACACGTAAGTAATCTGTACGATACTGAACCGTGTTGATGCAATTTGCGATGGTTAGTGCTGTTATTATTTGAATTTGAATTTGAGATGCGACGATCTACTCATGAAGTCGATAGTTAGCATGATATTCTGGCATTAACTAAAATGTGAGTTAAAACGTGAATTAAAAAAGCGCCTCAATAAGGCGCTTTTTTGTGTTTAAGCAGTAGCCAGTTGTTTAAAAAACTCTTCTTGCTGTTGTCTCACTGTGTCAACGTCATTGGTTGCTTTTAAATAAGATCGCAAACCAATAATGTTGATTTGAATTTTCTTCGCCGTGAGTTGACTGTCTAAATGGGCAGGTAAGTCGCCTTCAAGTTTGGCTTGGTCAATAATACTGGCAAATCGTTGTTCAAATTTGTTGAGCTGCTCACGGGCAACGTTTAATGTATCTAGATGAGATTCATCTAATTCAGATAACGTCCTTACTAACATGCACAATTCACTGGGTGAACCTTCACAGCATGGTTTAACCAGCCCACGTAGATAATGTGTTAATCCAACCCATGCACGATCATGTTGTTGTAACATATTATTCAAATTACGTTCGCCCGTTTGAGCATAACGAATAAGTGTCGCTTGATATAAATCAGCTTTACTACCAAATGCGGCATAAATACTGCCTGGTCGCATGTCCATAGTTGTTTGAATTTCTCGCGTTGATGTGGCCAAAAAACCTTTCTGCCAAAACAGATTTTTTGCTCTTTCAAGTACGTCATCGCGATCAAATTTAGAAATATTAGCCATTACATCCTCTTTGGTTAGTTGGCTATTTTACGTTAACCCTATGAGATAAGGCCAGTATCTTTTGGCAATTTTTTAACCATAATGGCCATTGTTGCTGATTATGCTTAATTATGGATTTGATATGAACGATTTCTAATTGAGCAAATAATGTCGATTAAACAACAAAGCTGCATTCACGAGAGGTTATTTGAATTACAAAATTGACGGATAAATGCAGTGGATAAGCATGAGTGGTGTTGTGATATTGGTATTGTGATATTGGTGTTGTGACATTAGCGTTGTACTAGTAGTGATGTAATGGTGGCATTTTGATATTGGCGTTATATTAGTACGACTATAATGAGCCGTTATTAACGATAAAGCGGAATTGAACTAATGTATTCAATTCCGCTTTCAAAACTAAGCGCTCAATTTACACTCAAATTAAATCCATTGTAAAAATGCGCTGATTAAAGGTTAAGACCAAACCCCTTTTTCGGTTTTACCTTGTATTTCTACATCGGCCAGTTTGAATTCAGGCTTGTTAGTGGTTTTAAGTTTAACTTGATAATCACGGGTTAAATTTACGATGGTCGGGGTTAACAGCATAATGGCACTGATGTTCACTACCGTCATTAAACCTAGTGCCATGTCGGCCATGTTCCACACTTCTTTTAATGAGGCGTTGGCTCCCCAATACACCATGCCTAAATACAATAGTGTATAAATGGTGCGGCCATAGATGTTATCGAGTTTAAACAGATGCAAGTTACTTTCTGCGTAGGCGTAGTTTGCTACTACAGACGTAAAAGAGAATAGGGTAATAATGATGGCAACAAACATATCGCCGCTTATTCCCATATGGTAAGTCATGGCGTTTTGAGTGATCCGAATACCTTCCATTTCAGAGCCAATACTGCCTTGAGCCAGAAGAATCACAATGGCGGTACAGCTACACAACACCATAGTGTCAATAAACACCCCAAGCATTTGTACGTAACCTTGCGCAACCGGGTGATTAGGAACCGGAGTGGCGCCCGCTGCCGCATGTGGCACACTACCGGCGCCGGCTTCGTTAGAATATAACCCGCGTTGAATCCCATTTTTAATTGCAGCACCGAGCGCACCAGCTGCTGCTTCATTTAACCCAAAAGCAGAGTTAATAATATCCATCAATACCCCAGGGACTTGTTGGATATTAATAATGGTGACGGTTACCGCTGCCAAAATAAATGCTAAGCCCATAAAAGGCACTACGAACTCGGCAAAACGAGCAATGCTGCGAAGGCCTCCCATAACAATGATGCCAGCAATTAAAGTAATGACCGCTCCAGAATAAACCGGTGAAATTTCGAAGGTGTGGTTGAGTGCGTCGGTGATGGTGTTGGCTTGCATGGCACTGAAACTAATGCCGTAACCCAGGAATAAACATAATGCGAATAGTACCGCTAACCAAGGTTTATTCAGTCCTGCGCGGATATAATAGGCGGGTCCTCCGCGGTATTCTTTATGATCGTCTCGCACTTTATATAGCTGACCTAAAATGCTTTCGGCAAATCCGGTCGCCATACCCAGTAGCGCGATAACCCACATCCAAAATACCGCACCGCTACCACCGAGTGATATTGCCATGGCGACACCGGCTAAATTACCAGTACCAACACGGGCAGAAAGGCCGGTACACAAGGCTTGATACGAGCTAATGCCCGATTTGTCACCTTGAGTACTGCCTTTCATTACTTTAAACATATAACCAAAATGGCGAAGTTGAATAAATCTTAACTTCAATGAAAACCACACACCGGCAAATACCAATATATAAATGAGCACTTGGTATTCGCCCCACAACACATTGTTGGTGAGCGATATAATGTCATTAATCATTTAGCAACTTCCTTTTATTGAGTCTTCTCTTTATTATTAGAGTTTATTGTTAAGAGTCTTTTTAAAGTTTGTTGATGCTGAAGCTTATCTTTTCGATAAATGGATCCCTGCCAACATACAACGAACAGAACCGCCAGCCATCTCTATAGCCGATACATCTAATGGTAGCAGAGTCACGCTTTGAGTTAATAACGCAATTTGCTCATGTGTTAACGCATCAAAAGCACGTTGTGATAATGCTAAAAAACGGCCTTGTTTTGATTGTAACTCAAGTGCATTACCACAAAAATGACGAATTTGATCTTCGGTTAAGTTAATAATCACTCTGCCACTGTCTTCAAATCGTTGAATAATTTGCTGACGACGTTGAGTGTCTTTAATCATATCGAACCCAGCC
The nucleotide sequence above comes from Shewanella sp. Arc9-LZ. Encoded proteins:
- a CDS encoding flavin reductase family protein, with protein sequence MNLLTRLNKVTAKTLFHTESLGSYFEPLIQRVKPAWRAHWFRAQVLSVKPLRDDVLQLELAPQKSWPQAKAGQHVLLTVELNGRLMTRPFSISSSPEQHHAQYPKTRVIRLTIKHNADGAFTSGLSRHITAGCYVNLSAPQGDFVLGESVVDLPETPLWFVAAGSGITPFMAMLHQLALSIKRSVLQSSSPIQLIYFAKAGEHLYVDELTALAQQIPQLSVKMLVRKNGDSLAAALQECPAASQVLICGPGKFKQDVDCQLDAINHPPQHRQAEYFQAPVLPQTDNGHQHIQLTQRGKQTQLILATNDTLLNGLELQGISANFGCRIGVCHQCQCVKKTGVVRNLRTGELSQQGEQLIQLCISQAVSPLELEL
- a CDS encoding acyl-CoA desaturase, which encodes MNKNINFELLANELDDLKRQTLSEVGATDAAYIRKVIVWQRALEWGGRVLLMLGFIHPLCWVVGVLSLASAKILDNMEIGHNVLHGQYDWMNDPHINSRQFDWDIACDGKSWQRIHNYEHHTYTNVIGKDRDFGYGLLRLSNDFAWRVKNLWQFITYVNLSMLFQWGVSYHELAAERVFMGKKKQDRSSKVDASELKRRFFSKGGKQLIKDYLLFPLLAGPLFLWVICGNLIANLIRNLWTSTIIFCGHFTTDVHTFSQAECENETQGQWYYRQALGSSNILGGKLFHIFTGHLSFQIEHHLFPDLPSSRYQQVAPQVVAIFARHGIAYHTGPFLRQYSQVVKRILRYSLP
- a CDS encoding DUF2127 domain-containing protein, with the translated sequence MIPSDKGVRAIAMLEASKGVLALLVAIGLHAYAGINLSVLATQWVTHLHLNPASHYPSIFIAAIGSVSQSSLTLLALGAAAYTLVRFIEAYGLWHNMGWTQWFALFSGAIYLPFELYEMMSHFSLLSVIVLLINLVVVIYMYFVLFPRKAAI
- a CDS encoding Dps family protein, with the translated sequence MTDIDIGIKKDDRLKVAEGLKSLLADSYTLYLQTHNFHWNVTGVHFRELHLMFEEHYTELATAVDDIAERIRTLDVAAPGTYKEFARLSSIKEVEGVPSSTDMVDLLTLGHEQVVKTSRQVLKLAQAADDESTVALVSDRMRIHEKTAWMLRATRK
- a CDS encoding TetR/AcrR family transcriptional regulator → MANISKFDRDDVLERAKNLFWQKGFLATSTREIQTTMDMRPGSIYAAFGSKADLYQATLIRYAQTGERNLNNMLQQHDRAWVGLTHYLRGLVKPCCEGSPSELCMLVRTLSELDESHLDTLNVAREQLNKFEQRFASIIDQAKLEGDLPAHLDSQLTAKKIQINIIGLRSYLKATNDVDTVRQQQEEFFKQLATA
- a CDS encoding sodium:alanine symporter family protein; the protein is MINDIISLTNNVLWGEYQVLIYILVFAGVWFSLKLRFIQLRHFGYMFKVMKGSTQGDKSGISSYQALCTGLSARVGTGNLAGVAMAISLGGSGAVFWMWVIALLGMATGFAESILGQLYKVRDDHKEYRGGPAYYIRAGLNKPWLAVLFALCLFLGYGISFSAMQANTITDALNHTFEISPVYSGAVITLIAGIIVMGGLRSIARFAEFVVPFMGLAFILAAVTVTIINIQQVPGVLMDIINSAFGLNEAAAGALGAAIKNGIQRGLYSNEAGAGSVPHAAAGATPVPNHPVAQGYVQMLGVFIDTMVLCSCTAIVILLAQGSIGSEMEGIRITQNAMTYHMGISGDMFVAIIITLFSFTSVVANYAYAESNLHLFKLDNIYGRTIYTLLYLGMVYWGANASLKEVWNMADMALGLMTVVNISAIMLLTPTIVNLTRDYQVKLKTTNKPEFKLADVEIQGKTEKGVWS